From the genome of Syntrophales bacterium:
GAGCGCGCCCACAATCAGGACCATGAGGGCGATGGCGATGAGAAGTTCGATGAGCGTGAAGCCTGCTTTTTTCGACTTGATGTTCATAAGAGTTTTCAAATCCCCCCTCGCCCCCCTTTGCTAAAGGGGGGTGAATCCCCTAACGGGCAGCCTTGAGCGTTTGCAGGGTGACATTTCTGAGGGTAACCGTGAGTTCTATAAGGCCGCCCGCGCCGCCGCTGGCGTCCGTGATGGCAACAACGGGTGTGTATGTCTGTCCCAGGTAACTAAATCTTGGTTTATCCGGCGCAGCCTGACTGACAAAGAGGGCGACCAAATTGGCTGGATTAGTCCGGTTGTCAACGAGGGTCTGGAAATCGAGGTCCAAAAACCAGTTCATGGTCTCCCGGGCCTGGCCGGTGAGGACCGTCTGCTCCTCTCCCTGGCCGGTCGCGAGGAGGGCGGGGGCAAAGGCATTCATCATGGGGACAATCGCGACGGCCATGATCAGGAGGGTCACGACTATTTCGAAGAGCGTAAAGCCCCGCTGGTTATGTGAGATATGATGTGCGGAAAGAAACTGCCGATTCACCTGAAATGTCACCTCAAATCCCCCCAGCCCCCCTTTTCTAAAGGGGGGATTTTATATTTTCCCTTTTGCTAAAGGGGATGTATATTTTCCCCTTTGCTAGGGGAGGTATATTTACCTCTTTGCTAAAGGGGAGGGGCGATTGAAGGGTGAGGAAATTCCCCTCTTTGGAAAAGAGGGGTTAGGGGAGATTTTCGTCATCCTTTTACCGCCTTTTTCACTGGACGCTGATTCGTCCCGTCGCCCCGTCTACCGTGATCGCCCTCTGGTTGTCGCCCATGCTGACGGTAACCGTCGTGTTCGAATTGCCGGAGTGGCCGTCGGGATAAAAGACGATCTGCGCGCCCGTGAAGGTCACCGCCCGGTAGTTTTCCATGTCGTCGAAGTCCCGGAGGTACCAGTCCTTGTCGAGGGGGTTCAAGACCACGCCATAGGCAGTCACCGGCGGGTCATCGGCGGTATGTGGGTTGGCGTCGTTGACATACCGGTTGTCGTAGATCTTAAACCAGTGGCCGGTGGCGTCGGCCTGAAAACCGAAGGGCCGCCGGTAACGGACCGCCAGGTTCCCGGCGTACTGCATGCCCGAAACGAGCTCGGCGGCGGCCTCGTTCAACCGGGTTTCCTGGATCATGCCCTGGAACTGGGGAATGGCAATCATCCCGATAATCCCGAGGATCACGATTACCAGCAGACTGTCTATGAGGGTGAATCCCTTCTGTCTTCCTCCTGTGTTAAACACAGATGCCAGGGCGCGAAGGCCCCCCGCCTCAATAAGTAGTATGTGCGACACTGCTGCTCGTGCCACCGTCATTGGCAAAAAAGATGCCCAATTTCGGCAGGAACTTCCATCCTGTCGCTGTTGCATCGGCGGCTCGGGCTGCTGTTATGTCGACCACAGTAAAGTCGCTCGCAAGAGTATTAAGATTATTGAAGGGGTTCGCGGGTAGGGCACCGCCCTTGATATAGGGGCCAAGAGGAAAAGATGTGCTGGGGGAAACCGACACATTTCCCGCGGCATCGGTGTACTGAGTCATCTGTTTAGTAAAGGCCTCTACGACGTCACCTGCCGCTGACAACACAGGAGCTGCTACCGTATTACCCGTTGTCTTATTAATCCCCGGATAGGTCATGTTATGCTGGGCGTAATACATCTCGATGGCACTACGCATCCCCGCCAGGTTCGTCTTCAGCGTGCTCACCTTGGCATCGTCCGTGGAGACCGTGATCTGGGGGATAATGACCATGGCCAGGATTCCCAGGATGATGATCACGATCAGCATCTCGATCAGCGTAAATCCATCCCTGTTTTTTACTGTTCGTAATAGCTTCCGGCAAGTTGCGTTCATTTGCTTCCTCCTCCATTTTTTTAGCATTGTTGATCTGCAAAAGTAAATTAGTTCATTGCGCCGTACCGGCGATCCTGAATATGGGCAGGATCACAGCGGAGACGAGCAGCCCTACCACTGTGCCGATAATAACCAGGGCGGCCGGTTCTACCAGTGAGCTGATAATCTTCAGATCCCGCTGGATTTCCGTATCATAAAATTCCGCCAGACGCAACATTACTCTGGGCAGCTTCCCCACTTCTTCGCCCGTTGCCACCATCTGTTTGACCGTTTCCATGACGTAGGGATTGTCGGCAAAAACGCGGGAAAGGCTCCCTCCTTCCCGGACATGTTCCCGTATCTGATCCACAAAAGCGATGAAGTGCCGGTTGGCAAAGGTGGTTCGGGTTACATCGAGGGCCTCGATCAGCGGCACATGGCTTTCCATGAGATTGCCGAGCGTCCTCAGCAACTGGCCCGTTTGGATCTTGTTGAACGTGGGGGCGATAAGCGGGATGCTGACAAGAAAGCGGTCTTTTAATGCCTGACCGGGCTGACTCCGAAAAAAGGCCGCGCCGATAAAAATCAACCCGGCGCCGCCGGTTAGATAGGCCCACCAGTAGCCCCGGAGCGAGACGCTGAGGGCCATCAGGAAACGCGTTGTGGGGGGGAGGAGGCGCTCCTTGCCGGCAAAAAGCACCATGAACTTGGGAAGGATGCCGACGACGACGAAAATCACCACGGCCAGGGCCATCACGCAGAGGATCACGGGATAGGTCAGGGTGGAGCGCAGTTGGGCGATCAGCGCCTGGCGTCGTTCGATCATGACCACGATGCTGTCGAGGGTGTTTTTCAGGAAGCCCCCCGCTTCCCCCGCTTTGGCGAGGCTGACGTAAACTCGGTTGAAGACGTGGGGATAGCGCATCATGGCATCGGAAAGCTGTCGCCCCTCCTGGATATCCTTGAGCATGGCGAGGAGAATTTCCTTGAAAGCGGGATTCCGGGTTTGGTCTGCCAGCGCCTGCAGGCCACCGGTGAGAGAGGTTCCGATCTCGAGCATCAGGGAGAGCTGGGTGTAGAAAAAGACCTGTTCCGATGACTTGACCGCCCGGCGCCGGGAAAGCTGAAACCGGGAAGGAGTGGCCTGTGATTGTTGAGGGGCAGACGCCGGTTTTCCGGCATCAGTTACGGTCTTCAGTTGGCGTATACTAATGGCCATAGGTTTTTTCTCTTTCAAATCCCCCTGCATCCCCCTTTTCTAAAGGGGGAGAATTATGTGGGGCCCTTCTGAAGGGAGAGAACTGGGTCGCGTCTCATAAAAATACCTGACTCGTATTCCTGTCGAGCTCCTGTCGAACGGCGATACCAAACTTCTCCAACGTATAGGGCTTATTTATATATTGCCCCGCGCCTAATTTCAAGCACTCGTTAATATTTTCATTTTCAGAATAGCCGCTGGAGATGATTGCCTTTTGATGAGGACGCAAGGCAAGGATTCGCCGGTACGTTTCCAGGCCATCCATACCGGGATCCATAATCATGTCTAAGACAACCAAATTAACCGCATTATTCTCAATATATTTAACAGCATCTTCCCCGCTGGAAACAGTTGCTACGGAATAGCCCAATGTGGTCAGGATCATCTTGGCTATATCCAACTGTTCTTGCACATCATCGACAATTAGTATTGATTCCCCGTTTCCTTTATATTCTTCAATAGGAACTGTCGATCTTTTTTTTACCAATTCCCGTCTTGTTACGGGAAAATAGAGAATGAAGGTTGTTCCTTTTCCCAAGGTGCTTTGTACGTCAATGTATCCCTTGGAATCTTTCAGTGTCGCCCAGACAATTGACATTCCCAATCCAGTTCCACTTCTCCCCATCACCTTCTTTGTATAAAACGGCTCAAATATTTTTTTAATATCCTCGGAGGCAATGCCGGTGCCGGTATCAGAAACCGTAAACACGACATAATCTCCTTGTTCGATCATTTCATAAGCAATGATCGGCTTGTCCACATATCGGTTTTGCGTGGAGATGATAATCTTGCCCCCATTGGGCATCGCTTCGGCTGCATTGGATACCAGATTCATAACACACTTGGATAGATGTACCGGAGAGCCAACGATGTGCAACAGATTTTCTTGAAGGTTGTTTTCGATATGAACGTGCGGATAAAATGGTTTTAGTTTTTCAAATTCAGGGCTTTTCAAATATTCGGATACTATCGTGTTTAAGTTTATTACTTCATCAGCAATGACCCCTCTTCTCGCCATGTCCAATAAATCCTGTACCACGGCTGCAGCCTTTTCTCCTGACTCGCGTATAGTTAATACAATCTTTCTCAAGGGACTCTCCGCGGGAATTTTAAGCAACAAGAGTTCGGGATAACTCACGAGACCTGTCAAAATATTATTGAGATCATGGGCTACCCCCCCCGCAAGGAGTCCAATGGCTTCCATTTTTTCAGCTTGCTGGAGTTTTGCCGTGGTGAGTTTCAAATCAGCAGTGCGCTCTTGCACCAGCTCCTCCAGGTGGTTGTGGTAGTCCTGAAGTATCTTTTCGGTACGTACCCGTTCGGTGATATCGCCGATTAAAAGGATAATCGTATCAGGGTCGCCCTGGAACGGAAGATTTTTCACGGATAATATCTTCTCTTCGATTTGTAGCGGAACCTTCCAGTTAATCGTGGCACTATCGTTAGAACCGGGCCTCATCACCGATTCGACTTTTGATCTTTCGGATTCATCAAATAAGGCTGGCGGACAGGCTGCCAACAGTTGTTCCTGCGGCATCCCCAGAATTGCTACCGCGGCTGGATTAACATAAACGATATGCCCGCCGTAAATCTCAATGATCCCTTCGGAGATACTGTCCAACATGGTTTGCAGATGACGATTTTTCTGCAAAAGCTCTATCGTCATCTGTCGCGGATGTACCGTATCAATACCCATAATTCCATGAATTTGCGCTTCATCATGGGGCAATTCTGCATTGGCTAAGGCAGAGAAGAAATGTTGGGTTGTTTCTCGAAAAGTCCCTTTTGCAATTATGGCGTTGGCGCCTATTTTGGGTAGATCAAGCTGCAATTCGCTTGCTGCAGCCGACATGACAACCAGATACGTATTTTTCAGATGTTTCATCTCGCGGATAATCCGGCAAAGCTTATCGCCATTGAAATTCGGAAGGAAATAATCAATGAAAATAATATCCGGCGTGTAATCCTTCAAGGCAATCACCGCTTGGATACCGGATGAGGCGGTTAAAACCTCAAACCCTGCTTCTCGCAACTTATTTTCAACGTACATAACGAGATAGCGATTATCATCAACAATAAAGATTTTTTTCATCGAAAAATTCCCCTACATCTCCCCTTAAATCCCCCTCTACCCCCCTTTGCAAAAGGGGGGGTTGTTATTCCCCTCTTTGTCAAAGAGGGGTTAGGGGAGATTTTTTGATGGCTCACAAATCCCCCTGTATCCCCCTTTGCTAAAGGGGGACTTCACTCAGTTTCCAGCGTCGTGGCCCGCGTAATCTCCTCAATGGTGGTCAGACCCTCCAGAACCTTCTCCATACCCGCATCCCTGAGTGTACGGTGCCCCTGTGCCCGCAGATGCCGCTGCAGGACGTCGATCGTGGGGTTGGTCAGGATCAGGGCGCGCAGGCTGTCGTCCATTGACAGAATCTCGTGGATGGCGGTCCGCCCCTTGAAGCCTGAATCCAAGCAGACGGAACAGCCGCGTCCCTTGACGAGGGAAACCGTCCTGGTTTCATCCAGACCCAGATCCTTAAGGACGTTCCGCGGGGCATAGTAGGTCGTCTTGCAAGCGGGACAGACCGTCCGCACGAGGCGCTGGGCCAGAGGCGCGAGCAGGGCGGAAGAGATCAGGTAGGGCTCGATCCCCATTTCCAGCAGGCGGGTGATGGCGCTGGCGCTGTCGTTGGTATGCAGGGTGGAGAGGACCAAATGTCCCGTCAGTGAGGCCTGGATCGCGATCTCCGCCGTTTCCCGGTCCCGGATCTCACCCACCATTATGATATCCGGATCCTGCCGCAGCGCATGTTTCAAAAACCGGGCAAAGTTCAGGCCGATGGATTCCTTGACCTGGTTCTGGTTGATGCCCTTGAGCTGGTATTCCACGGGATCTTCGATCGTGATGATGTTCTTTTCCAGGACATTGAGCATGGTAATGGCTGAGTACAGTGTTGTGGTCTTCCCGCTGCCCGTGGGGCCGCAGACAAGGATGAGGCCGTAGGGCCGCTTGAGCAAGGTCTTGAACGTGGAGAGAACATCGGGATGGAAACCCAACTGGTTGAGGTCCAGGATCGACTGGCGCTGGTCAAGGATCCTAAGCACAATCTTCTCGCCGTGGATGGTGGGCATGGAAGAAAAGCGGAGGTCCACGATGCCGCCGTCAACCATTACCTGTATGCGGCCGTCCTGGGGGAGCCGGCGTTCGGCAATATCCAGATTGGCCATGACCTTAAGCCGGGAAACTACCGCCGGGTGCATTTCGATCGGGGGCGACATGAGCTCGTAAAGAAGTCCGTCAACCCGGGCCCGGACCCGGAAAGCGCCGATCTGGGGTTCGATATGGATGTCGCTGGCCCGTTCCCGGATCGCCTTGAGCATAATCATATTGGTCAGATTTATCACCGGGCTGCCTTCGGCCATTTCGGCGATTTCGCTGATGGCTTTTTCCTGACTGGCCTGCATGATCTCGATGCCCGCCGTATCAAGCTTGGTCATAACCTCGGCCATGTCCATCTCTTCCCGGTAACATTCATTTATCATGGCGAGGATGTCGTCGGTCCGGCAGACAACGGGCTGTATCTGCATGTTGGTGATCCTGGCCACCTCTTTAAAGATAAAAGGCGTAGAAGGATCAGCCGTGGCCAGGGTCAGCCTGCCGTTCACACAGAACATCGGAATTACCCGATACTGGAGGGCCTTATCCTTGGGGAGCAGATGCACGATTCGTGGATCAACCATTCCCTTGCGGAGCCAGACGTGAGGGATACCGAGCTGGTCGCCAAGGATCTGATTCAACTCTTCCTGGGTCACGATCTTATGTTCAACAAGAACCTGCCCAAGTGCCTTCCCACTCAGCTTCTGGAGTTGAAGCATCTTGATAAGTTCTTCGGGGCTGATCTGTCCTTTATTGAGCAGGATTTCGCCGAGTTTCTTCCGTACCGGAACATGATATTCTTTCATGAAGGCTCCTTCATGGCTTCCGGTACGCTTGGATAAACATTAAATTGGTTGATCAGCCGGGTAACAACCATGATGTCCCGGCAGAGTTCATCCAGGCCGACGAGCTTCATCAGAATTCCCCGTTCTTTAATGGCATCCTGCAACCGTAACAGCATTTCAAGGGCGGTGCTGTCTATATAGCTGACTTCCTTGCATTCCAGGATAATGGCGAGGCGACTCTTCCCGATCACATCCAGGACGGATGTTTCAAGTTCCTTGCAGTTTTGATGATTTAGCGGCTCCTTCAGGGTGATAACGGTATAGTGGCCCAATTGCATAATCGAGGTCTTCATTGGCTTTTTTCACCCGTACCTTCCTCTTCCCGGGAGCCTTCCTCGTTTACGATAATCTCGGTAAATATCTCAACGATGCGTGCATCTAACTGGCTTCCGGATACGGATTGCAGTATTTTCAAGGCCTTCTGGACAGAACTTCCCTCCCGGTATGCCCGGTTCGAAGTGATAGCGTCAAATGTATCCGGCACGGCGATGATCCGTCCCAAAAGCGGGATATTCTCACCCTTGAGCCCATCCGGATACCCTTTGCCATCATAGCGTTCGTGATGATGCAAAATGCCTGGCAGTGCGTCCTTCAGAGGCGCCTGGAGTTTCAGAATGGCATATCCTTTGGTCGGATGGGTTTTGACTTGTTCATATTCATCCTCTGTCAGAGGCCCCGGCTTATTAAGAATTGTCTCGGTAATGCCGATCTTTCCCACATCATGGAGCATGCCCGCCCATTGCAAATTAGCCTTCTGCTCTTCAT
Proteins encoded in this window:
- a CDS encoding type II secretion system GspH family protein, encoding MTFQVNRQFLSAHHISHNQRGFTLFEIVVTLLIMAVAIVPMMNAFAPALLATGQGEEQTVLTGQARETMNWFLDLDFQTLVDNRTNPANLVALFVSQAAPDKPRFSYLGQTYTPVVAITDASGGAGGLIELTVTLRNVTLQTLKAAR
- a CDS encoding GspH/FimT family pseudopilin: MSHILLIEAGGLRALASVFNTGGRQKGFTLIDSLLVIVILGIIGMIAIPQFQGMIQETRLNEAAAELVSGMQYAGNLAVRYRRPFGFQADATGHWFKIYDNRYVNDANPHTADDPPVTAYGVVLNPLDKDWYLRDFDDMENYRAVTFTGAQIVFYPDGHSGNSNTTVTVSMGDNQRAITVDGATGRISVQ
- a CDS encoding prepilin-type N-terminal cleavage/methylation domain-containing protein, whose translation is MNATCRKLLRTVKNRDGFTLIEMLIVIIILGILAMVIIPQITVSTDDAKVSTLKTNLAGMRSAIEMYYAQHNMTYPGINKTTGNTVAAPVLSAAGDVVEAFTKQMTQYTDAAGNVSVSPSTSFPLGPYIKGGALPANPFNNLNTLASDFTVVDITAARAADATATGWKFLPKLGIFFANDGGTSSSVAHTTY
- a CDS encoding type II secretion system F family protein, giving the protein MAISIRQLKTVTDAGKPASAPQQSQATPSRFQLSRRRAVKSSEQVFFYTQLSLMLEIGTSLTGGLQALADQTRNPAFKEILLAMLKDIQEGRQLSDAMMRYPHVFNRVYVSLAKAGEAGGFLKNTLDSIVVMIERRQALIAQLRSTLTYPVILCVMALAVVIFVVVGILPKFMVLFAGKERLLPPTTRFLMALSVSLRGYWWAYLTGGAGLIFIGAAFFRSQPGQALKDRFLVSIPLIAPTFNKIQTGQLLRTLGNLMESHVPLIEALDVTRTTFANRHFIAFVDQIREHVREGGSLSRVFADNPYVMETVKQMVATGEEVGKLPRVMLRLAEFYDTEIQRDLKIISSLVEPAALVIIGTVVGLLVSAVILPIFRIAGTAQ
- a CDS encoding response regulator, whose protein sequence is MKKIFIVDDNRYLVMYVENKLREAGFEVLTASSGIQAVIALKDYTPDIIFIDYFLPNFNGDKLCRIIREMKHLKNTYLVVMSAAASELQLDLPKIGANAIIAKGTFRETTQHFFSALANAELPHDEAQIHGIMGIDTVHPRQMTIELLQKNRHLQTMLDSISEGIIEIYGGHIVYVNPAAVAILGMPQEQLLAACPPALFDESERSKVESVMRPGSNDSATINWKVPLQIEEKILSVKNLPFQGDPDTIILLIGDITERVRTEKILQDYHNHLEELVQERTADLKLTTAKLQQAEKMEAIGLLAGGVAHDLNNILTGLVSYPELLLLKIPAESPLRKIVLTIRESGEKAAAVVQDLLDMARRGVIADEVINLNTIVSEYLKSPEFEKLKPFYPHVHIENNLQENLLHIVGSPVHLSKCVMNLVSNAAEAMPNGGKIIISTQNRYVDKPIIAYEMIEQGDYVVFTVSDTGTGIASEDIKKIFEPFYTKKVMGRSGTGLGMSIVWATLKDSKGYIDVQSTLGKGTTFILYFPVTRRELVKKRSTVPIEEYKGNGESILIVDDVQEQLDIAKMILTTLGYSVATVSSGEDAVKYIENNAVNLVVLDMIMDPGMDGLETYRRILALRPHQKAIISSGYSENENINECLKLGAGQYINKPYTLEKFGIAVRQELDRNTSQVFL
- the tadA gene encoding Flp pilus assembly complex ATPase component TadA; its protein translation is MKEYHVPVRKKLGEILLNKGQISPEELIKMLQLQKLSGKALGQVLVEHKIVTQEELNQILGDQLGIPHVWLRKGMVDPRIVHLLPKDKALQYRVIPMFCVNGRLTLATADPSTPFIFKEVARITNMQIQPVVCRTDDILAMINECYREEMDMAEVMTKLDTAGIEIMQASQEKAISEIAEMAEGSPVINLTNMIMLKAIRERASDIHIEPQIGAFRVRARVDGLLYELMSPPIEMHPAVVSRLKVMANLDIAERRLPQDGRIQVMVDGGIVDLRFSSMPTIHGEKIVLRILDQRQSILDLNQLGFHPDVLSTFKTLLKRPYGLILVCGPTGSGKTTTLYSAITMLNVLEKNIITIEDPVEYQLKGINQNQVKESIGLNFARFLKHALRQDPDIIMVGEIRDRETAEIAIQASLTGHLVLSTLHTNDSASAITRLLEMGIEPYLISSALLAPLAQRLVRTVCPACKTTYYAPRNVLKDLGLDETRTVSLVKGRGCSVCLDSGFKGRTAIHEILSMDDSLRALILTNPTIDVLQRHLRAQGHRTLRDAGMEKVLEGLTTIEEITRATTLETE
- a CDS encoding STAS domain-containing protein, which codes for MKTSIMQLGHYTVITLKEPLNHQNCKELETSVLDVIGKSRLAIILECKEVSYIDSTALEMLLRLQDAIKERGILMKLVGLDELCRDIMVVTRLINQFNVYPSVPEAMKEPS